GAAAGAAAAAGAAAAGTAGAGGAAATTCTGGAGAAAATAAATATTGCCCACCGTGCAAAACATTATCCACAACAGCTTTCCGGAGGACAGCAGCAGAGAGCAGCAGTAGCAAGAGCGCTGGTAACAAAACCCAGGCTGATTCTTGCGGACGAGCCTACAGGAAACCTGGACAGCTCCAATGGTAATGAAGTAATGAACCTTCTGGCTGAACTTCATAGGGAAGGATCTACCATAGTGATGGTGACACACTCTTCTTATGATGCAGGTTTTGCTTCCCGGATCATTACTATGAAAGATGGCGAAATTTTTAATGAAGAATATGCCTCCCGAAGAAAAGATGTCTTTGCAAAAGCAGATGCCGGAGCATTTGATTAATCCAGATGCACTTCATCACCTATCATTAACTATAACACTACTATTATGCTTACCAACTGGCTCAAAATTGCCCTGATCAATTATAAAAAGAACTGGCTGTCCACATTTATCAATTTATTTGGACTTACTGTCGGGTTAACTGGATTCATGCTCATCCTGATGAATTGGAATGATGAAGAATCTTTTGAAAGATGGAACCCTAAAAGGGAGAATATGTACTATTTCCAGACGTATCACAAGAAAGAAAATTCTTATGGGAATAATATTTCGATCCCAATGGCAAGACGTGCTAAAGAAGTCATTCCGGGGGTTCAGGATTACGTTTTGTTTAATGGTTCCGGAATAGGATTGAAGATGAGCACAAAAGATAAAACGATCTATCAGCAGGATGGAATGACCTCTACAGAAAGTTTTTTCGACTTTTTCCCATTTAAACTGATTGCCGGAAGTTATAAAAATGCACTGAAAGGAGGGAATGTTATTGTGCTTTCCACAACGGCTGCCAAAAATCTTTTTGGAAGAACAAATGTAGCAGGAGAAAGTATCAAATTTGACAACCACAATTATATTGTCACTGCAGTGTATGAGCTGCCTAAGGGAAATACGCAGGTAAAACCGGAATTCATCATCAATCCTGTTGACCAGATTAAAAATGATGAAAAGAACTGGGGTAATTTTAACTATGCCTGTCTTTTTATGCTCAAAAAAGGAACAGATCCTCTTATGGTACAGCAAAGATTCAGAAAGGATGTTTTAGAATACCGTGCCAGCCTGGAGAGTGGTTCTGCCGGGTTAACCGTTCAGCAATATCTTGATTTGTATGGTCCTACCGACAGTCTGCTGACGCCATGGGATCAGGTGAAGCTCCATGCAAAAGCATCATGGTTTGGGTTTCCGGATTTCAAAACACTGATGATTCTGTTTACACTTTCTGTGCTTATTGTCGTTTTATCAGCTATTAATTTTATTAATCTTAAAACGGCGCAGGCTTCTCAGAGAGCAAAAGAAATTGGCGTCAGAAAAGCAATCGGAAGTACCAAATCCAGCCTTGTGCTGCAGTTTTTGCTGGAAACATTTGTGATTTGTATGACCTCATATTTACTTTCATTGGCATTAACAGAGCTCCTCTTACCAAGCTTCAATAAGTTTTATGATAAAGAAATGAAGATGGATGACTGGCATATTTTCTTTTACTCTTTCCTGATGGTCATTATGGTAACTTTGATTGCAGGACTGATTCCGGCCATGTATCTCTCCAACTTTAAAGCTATAGAAACTCTTAAAGGTAATTTCGCAAGAAGTAAACATGGCGTTTGGCTGAGAAACGGAATTCTGACACTGCAATTAGTGATTTCTTCCTTCTTTATTATCTGCGGATTGATTGTTAACAAACAGGTGGAATATATGATGAACAAAGATCTGGGCTACAGCGGTAAACAGATAATGATGATCAACTTCAATGAAAATAATGCAAAACCTTGGCTGAAGTATGAGAGACTTAAAACCGAGATGAGAAAAATACCCGGAGTTACTGATATTTCTTATGGAGAAGCAGTTCCCGGAAGTGGACGATCCAGCAGTTCCAATATCGACTTTATGGATAAGAGTATACAGGGGCAGCATGGTTCTATGGATTATGATTATCTGAAATTCATCAATGTAAAACTTAAAAAAGGGCGCTGGCTGGACCCTAATCTTTCATCAGATACCATCAATAATGTTTTGGTGAATGAGGCTTTTGTAAGAAAGTTTGGATGGAAAGATGAAGATGCTTTAAAAAATGAAATTAAGCCAGGTTTTGATATCAAAAATTATAAAATTGTAGGTATTGTAAAAGATTTCAATATCCGGAATCTGAAAACGGAAATAGAACCGATTGTGTTTTTTCATTACAGAGAAACACAGTGGAAGAGATTCAATGTCTATAATATTCAACTGAAAATAGATCCAAATGATATTGCCGGAACTGTAAAAAGAATAAAAACATATTGGCAAAATAAAGTAGAACCGGGATATCCTTTTGATTATTATTTCCTTGATCAGAAATTCGCCAAAACTTTTGAAGCCTATCAGAAGCAACAGACTTTATTCGCTATTTTGAATGCAATGGTATTAATGGTAGCTTTACTGGGACTTTTTGCACTATCGTCATTAATGATTGAGCAGAAACTGAAAGATGTAGCCATCAGAAAAACATTGGGAGCTTCAGATCATACTCTGATTTTCGGACTGACGCGCCAATTCCTCTGGATTGCAGTGATAGCTGTTTTGATCAGCATTCCCATCTGTTATTATCTGATGAATGAATGGCTTAAAGATTTTGCCTACAGAATTGATATGCCGGCATGGCCTTTTATTGCAAGTTTCCTTGTTTTATTGGGATTAACGTTTGCTGTTGTAAGCATTAAAGCTTATAAAGCCACCAAAGTGAATCTTGTAAAATATCTGAAATATGAGTAACTGAGTTCATTATTCACTTTATTTTTAAATTTATTCAAACCAGACCGTACTCATGAAAAATTTGATTTTCATACTCTTTGTTGGCCTTTATCCGGCGCAGCAAACATGGAACCTGCAGGAATGTCTCGACTATGCATCCGCCCATCATCCTTTAATAAAACAGGCTGCCATAAATGTTGAGAAAAATGATAAACTGATAACAGGATCAAAAGGAATGCTGCTGCCCTCCGTAGAAGCAGGCGTAAGGAATACCTTTAGTTTTGGTTCTTCCATTAATCAGTCCAGTAACCAGAGAGAAGCCCTCAATACCCAGTATGACCAGTTTACAGCCCAGGCAGACTGGAGCCTTTTCAACTGGAGAAATATTTTGGATATATCTTTGTCTAAGCTGAATAAAGAAACCAGTACCTATAAACTTAAACTGGCTCAGAACAAAGTAAAACTGAACGTGATCCAGATGTTTTTTGCGTACCAGAACAGCAAAAGCTGGCTTGGAGTGCTGGAGACCCAGATCTCCGGAATGCAGGATCAGATCAAACGTACCGAAAAAGAAGTAGAGATCGGAAACAGACCCAAAAGTGACGTATACGACATCAAAGCGAATTTGGGAACGCTGCAGGAGCAGTGGGTATCTGCTAAAAACCAGCGTGACCAGGCAAAGATTAATCTGCTTAATGCGTTGTCTGTGAGTCAGGATTCAGTGGATTTTGTAATGAGTGACGAAAATCTTTTTTCTGAAGCAGAATTTCATGATCCGGATTTTACAAAAAAACTGCTGGAAAAAAATCCTGCCTACCAATCTGCTATTGCCGAGATTAAGGCACAGGAAAAGAAAAAAGATATTGCAAAAGCAGGATATCTGCCAACTTTAAACGGCAGTTACAGCTGGTCTACTTTTTATAATAAAGTGTTGGGCAATGATGATGGTTCTAATATCCGTTTCTCTGATCAGTTTTCACAAAACAAAAACCAGACTGTTTTCTTTGGACTTACTGTTCCTGTTTTTAATAAGTTACAGGTAAAAACCAATGTGGAAATTGCAAAACTGAACATCATCAATTCCAATTACGATAAAGAATTGGTTATTAATGATCTTACGCAAAATATTAATTCAATCAAAGCACAGTTTTTAAATGCTCAGGAGAAATATAACCTGCTGGAGGCCAATTTTGAAAATCAGAAACTGTCATTCCAGAAGTCAGAAGAAAAATATAAGGAAGGACTGATGGATGCCTATACCTTTTTTGTTGTCCGGAACGGATGGCTTCAGGCCAATTATAACCTTATCAGCAGCAAAAATGATGTTATCCAGCAGACAGAACTTCTAAAAGTATTAGAATCAGGATTTTAAATTCAGAACATTCATACATTTCCAGAAAGCAGTCTTCATTTTTTTTGAAGGCTGCTTTTATTTTGAATTCAATATTGATGAAAAGTATCCTTATGTTTAAATGAGCTTAAGCATTTATATTTTTTGAGGCTGGTGCAGTTGAAGCCTGGTCAAAGTTAATACGTTTCAGATTTCAGAATAATGTTTAATAAAAAAGGATATTCCAAACGTTCGGAATATCCTTTTTAAAATTTATGGAGTAGTCAGCTGCTGAATCACATAACTGTCCTTATTAAGCGTATGGGCTGAAAAATACCCCAGAGCTCCGTTGCTGATATTGCTGGGAGGGTTGGAAGGAGTTACGCCGCCGCCGTTTCCTCCGGAAATCTGAAGGAGGGCATTATAATAAGTAAACACATTAGCACTGATGCACTGCATTTCTACATGAATAGTATCTCCTACCACTACCTCGTGATCTCTGCCTTTGTTATCATCATTAGGAAGAAGGAGAGGCTGTTGATTGGGCAATCCGTTGTTAACGTTGTCTGAAAAGACATTCATGTATTTCTTAGTAAGATTATTGATGGTAAAAGTAAAAAGATAACGGTTCCCCAATGGTGCCGGATCTGTAAACAGCGGCAAAAGGGTATAGGTAACTTTATCACCAAATTTGAATGAACTCTGTTGCAGCCCGTCAAGATTAACGGGTTCCGGCATAGTACTCTGAGCAGTATACTCCTTTCCTTCGGCCTTTACGTTCAGGGTGTAAGTTCTGCCCGGATCCCCATAAAAAGTAGTAGTTTGGTACATTCCATTGCCTATATAATGCAGCGTTTCCATCTGTCCTGTATTGTCACTTAAAATAACCTGAGCTCCGGTAACGGCTGGATATTGATTAGGTTCCGAAAAACCAACGGATTTTGTGATTTTCACAGTATAAGGTCCCGCTTTATCGGTTACATTTCCTTCAATGACAATGTTTCCGCTTTGATCACTAAGGTCTAAGTCAATTTCTTTTTCACAAGAAGTTAATGCAAACAGGGATAATATGATAAAAAATGAATTTTTCATGATTTAGAATTTGAAGTTATAAGTGATGTTAGGTACCCAACGGAATAAAGAAACCTGCGTAGCACGGGTTGTTCCCTGACGGTCAGGATTATCTTCGAAGTTAATAATATAGGCATTTTCACGGCCATACAGATTATAAATACCGAAAGTCCATGAACCGCGGAAACGTTTATTGGTGCTTGGTTCATAAGTAGCACTTACGTCCATTCTGTGATAAGCAGGCATTCTGTCTGCATTTCTGTTGCTGTATTGGAATACAGTTTGTCCGTTCAGTTCATATTTCCCTGTAGGGAACGTTACTGCATTTCCTGTGCTGTAAACAAAAAGCCCTGAGAAGGTCCATTTTGGATTAAGCTGATAAGTAGCCACTACTGAAAGGTCGTGAGTTTTATCCATTCTTGCGTTGTACCACTCATTATTATTGATCCCGTTGATCCTTCTTTCTGTTTTAGACAAGGTATAGGAAATCCATCCTGTAAGCTTTCCGGTTTTCTTTTTTGCAATAAGTTCCAGACCATAAGCCCTTCCTTTACCGAATAAAAGTTCACTTTCTACATCAGACCCTGTATCAAATCCAATCTGAGCCCCGTTTTTGAAGTCGATTTGGTTTTGCATAGACTTGTAGTATACTTCAGCATTCAGTTCATAATTGTTATTGTTGAAGTTTCTGCTGTAGCCCGCACTGATCTGATCTGCAATTTCAGGTTTTACTGTATAACTGCTTCCAATCCACTGATCTGTGGGATTCCCACTGTTACTGTTGCTTAGAAGATGCAGGTTCTGAGTATTACGGGAATATCCGGCTTTTACACTGCTGACCTCGTTGATGCGGTAATTGGCTGTAATTCGCGGCTCAATATTGACATATGTTTTCCCGAATTTCCCTTTTTCCAAAAACTGGCTGTCCGTAAGAACGCCATTTTCATACGTGTTGAAAGTATCACCCCCCAATACACTGAACATGGAAAGTCTTGCTCCATAATTAACGGTCAGCTTTTCTGTTGCTTTAAAATCATCGTTAATATACAAAGCATTTTCCCATGAGTATCTCGGGTTTCTTGGATAACTGCTCACGCTGGTTCCAGAGGCACTGCTGGGGATAATAGTATGGTAAATAGACTGAAGTCCAAAACGTACAGAATGCTTATTCCCTGCAAACCATGTAAAATCCTGCTTAAGGTTCCAGTCCTTTATTTTTGAATTTAAATCAAATACATTATCATCATTTTTCAGACTGATTTTATAATCATAATCACTGTAGATAAATGAGGTATTTGAGAATAATTTACTGCTGATAATGCTGTTCCATCTTAATGTAGCTGTGGTGTTTCCCCAATCTGTGGAGAATGTGTCACCCAGCCCCAGCACATCCCTTCCGAAATATCCGGAAAGATAAATACGGTTGTTTTCATTGATCTGATAGTTTGCTTTCAGATTCAGATCATAAAAATATAATTTGTTGTCTTTATAATCTTTAGTTGTTTTAAGGAACAGATCGGCGTAAGTTCTTCTCCCTGAAACAATAAATGATGATTTTTCTTTTTGAATAGGTCCTTCCACACTCAATCTGCTGCTGATCAGGCCAATTCCTCCGTTGACGTTATAATCCTGATTATTACCATCCTTCATTTTTACATCCAGTACAGAAGAAAGTCTTCCTCCATACTGAGCAGGGCTGTTTCCTTTGATAATGCTTGCATCTTTTAATGCATCACTGTTGAAGGTACTGAAGAAACCAAGAAGGTGTGAGGCATTATAAACCGGAGCTTCATCCAGTAAAATAAGGTTCTGGTCTGTAGCACCACCTCTTACACTGAATCCGCTGCTTCCTTCACCACTGCTTTTGATCCCTGGTAACAGCTGTATGGTTTTCATGACATCTTTTTCTCCAAATAAAACCGGAAGCTTTTCGATGTTTTTAATACTTAATGTCTCAGTTCCCATCTGAGCTGTAGAAAGGTTTTTGTCTTTCTTAACTCCTGAAATGATTACTTCATCAATTGTTTTGGATTTTTCTTTCTGTTCTTCCTGGTTTAGGGGAAGATCCAGTTTTATATTCTGGTCAACAGTGATCTTTTGCTCAAAATCCTTATAACCGGGATAAGAAATGATCACTGTATAATTTCCCTCCGGTAATGATAAAGAATAGAATCCATATTCATTGGCTATAACATTAATAGAAGGATCTTCTGCTATTTTTACTCCTACTCCGATCAGAAGTTCTCCGTTTTTCTGGTCTTTTACCGTTCCGCTTACCGAATATTTCTGCTGTGCCATAGCCCAACTGCTGAGACAGAGTGCGGCAGAAGCAGCAGCAATTTTAAAAAAAGATGTTTGCATTAAGTTTATTTTTTTAAAGTAGTAGAGATTTCTTTATATAGGTTATAGTTTGTGAATGTTGAATTAGTTGGAGAGGAAGGAGATTAGTTACACAGGAAAGGTAGATTATTGAATAAATCCGTGGTAAAAAGGCTTTGCCTTGTCATCTAATGCATTCTTCCATCGATTTAAGAGGCAAAGATAACCGCAAATTCTTATAAATAATATTATTATGCATTAAATATTTCTTTTTTTAACAATAAATTGATTTAGCCGTAAAATGTTAAATATTAATACTTTTTAGATAGAATTTTATTATGTTATATAATCCATGTTCATATTATTTTTATGGTGTAAACAATGTGTTAATTTTATAATTGTATTATTTTTTTTATCATATTGACTGTGTAATAATGAATGGATATATAAAATAAGAAAATAAATTTATTTTGAGCTTTAAAAGACTCTACAGGTGGTATTATATTCAGTAATATAGTTTTACATGATCTTTTTAAACCAGGGAGTGGCCAGTTTAAAATAACATAGTTACAGAAGATTTGATGCCTATCATCATATTGATTATCTGTTGCCTATCTTGCTGGGAAGTATATTGTATTTTCTTTTAAAAGCTGCTGAAAAATGGCGTGGGTTTTTATAACCGATAATATCC
This genomic window from Chryseobacterium sp. MEBOG06 contains:
- a CDS encoding TolC family protein; translated protein: MKNLIFILFVGLYPAQQTWNLQECLDYASAHHPLIKQAAINVEKNDKLITGSKGMLLPSVEAGVRNTFSFGSSINQSSNQREALNTQYDQFTAQADWSLFNWRNILDISLSKLNKETSTYKLKLAQNKVKLNVIQMFFAYQNSKSWLGVLETQISGMQDQIKRTEKEVEIGNRPKSDVYDIKANLGTLQEQWVSAKNQRDQAKINLLNALSVSQDSVDFVMSDENLFSEAEFHDPDFTKKLLEKNPAYQSAIAEIKAQEKKKDIAKAGYLPTLNGSYSWSTFYNKVLGNDDGSNIRFSDQFSQNKNQTVFFGLTVPVFNKLQVKTNVEIAKLNIINSNYDKELVINDLTQNINSIKAQFLNAQEKYNLLEANFENQKLSFQKSEEKYKEGLMDAYTFFVVRNGWLQANYNLISSKNDVIQQTELLKVLESGF
- a CDS encoding ABC transporter ATP-binding protein; this encodes MINIHNLSKIYKAEDVQTNALNEVNLNIKEGEFLAIMGPSGCGKSTFLNILGLLDAASSGSYQFEGVEMIGLSERKKSDVRKKNIGFIFQNFNLIDELTVYENIELPLIYNGFSSSERKRKVEEILEKINIAHRAKHYPQQLSGGQQQRAAVARALVTKPRLILADEPTGNLDSSNGNEVMNLLAELHREGSTIVMVTHSSYDAGFASRIITMKDGEIFNEEYASRRKDVFAKADAGAFD
- a CDS encoding TonB-dependent receptor; its protein translation is MQTSFFKIAAASAALCLSSWAMAQQKYSVSGTVKDQKNGELLIGVGVKIAEDPSINVIANEYGFYSLSLPEGNYTVIISYPGYKDFEQKITVDQNIKLDLPLNQEEQKEKSKTIDEVIISGVKKDKNLSTAQMGTETLSIKNIEKLPVLFGEKDVMKTIQLLPGIKSSGEGSSGFSVRGGATDQNLILLDEAPVYNASHLLGFFSTFNSDALKDASIIKGNSPAQYGGRLSSVLDVKMKDGNNQDYNVNGGIGLISSRLSVEGPIQKEKSSFIVSGRRTYADLFLKTTKDYKDNKLYFYDLNLKANYQINENNRIYLSGYFGRDVLGLGDTFSTDWGNTTATLRWNSIISSKLFSNTSFIYSDYDYKISLKNDDNVFDLNSKIKDWNLKQDFTWFAGNKHSVRFGLQSIYHTIIPSSASGTSVSSYPRNPRYSWENALYINDDFKATEKLTVNYGARLSMFSVLGGDTFNTYENGVLTDSQFLEKGKFGKTYVNIEPRITANYRINEVSSVKAGYSRNTQNLHLLSNSNSGNPTDQWIGSSYTVKPEIADQISAGYSRNFNNNNYELNAEVYYKSMQNQIDFKNGAQIGFDTGSDVESELLFGKGRAYGLELIAKKKTGKLTGWISYTLSKTERRINGINNNEWYNARMDKTHDLSVVATYQLNPKWTFSGLFVYSTGNAVTFPTGKYELNGQTVFQYSNRNADRMPAYHRMDVSATYEPSTNKRFRGSWTFGIYNLYGRENAYIINFEDNPDRQGTTRATQVSLFRWVPNITYNFKF
- a CDS encoding DUF4249 domain-containing protein; amino-acid sequence: MKNSFFIILSLFALTSCEKEIDLDLSDQSGNIVIEGNVTDKAGPYTVKITKSVGFSEPNQYPAVTGAQVILSDNTGQMETLHYIGNGMYQTTTFYGDPGRTYTLNVKAEGKEYTAQSTMPEPVNLDGLQQSSFKFGDKVTYTLLPLFTDPAPLGNRYLFTFTINNLTKKYMNVFSDNVNNGLPNQQPLLLPNDDNKGRDHEVVVGDTIHVEMQCISANVFTYYNALLQISGGNGGGVTPSNPPSNISNGALGYFSAHTLNKDSYVIQQLTTP
- a CDS encoding ABC transporter permease yields the protein MLTNWLKIALINYKKNWLSTFINLFGLTVGLTGFMLILMNWNDEESFERWNPKRENMYYFQTYHKKENSYGNNISIPMARRAKEVIPGVQDYVLFNGSGIGLKMSTKDKTIYQQDGMTSTESFFDFFPFKLIAGSYKNALKGGNVIVLSTTAAKNLFGRTNVAGESIKFDNHNYIVTAVYELPKGNTQVKPEFIINPVDQIKNDEKNWGNFNYACLFMLKKGTDPLMVQQRFRKDVLEYRASLESGSAGLTVQQYLDLYGPTDSLLTPWDQVKLHAKASWFGFPDFKTLMILFTLSVLIVVLSAINFINLKTAQASQRAKEIGVRKAIGSTKSSLVLQFLLETFVICMTSYLLSLALTELLLPSFNKFYDKEMKMDDWHIFFYSFLMVIMVTLIAGLIPAMYLSNFKAIETLKGNFARSKHGVWLRNGILTLQLVISSFFIICGLIVNKQVEYMMNKDLGYSGKQIMMINFNENNAKPWLKYERLKTEMRKIPGVTDISYGEAVPGSGRSSSSNIDFMDKSIQGQHGSMDYDYLKFINVKLKKGRWLDPNLSSDTINNVLVNEAFVRKFGWKDEDALKNEIKPGFDIKNYKIVGIVKDFNIRNLKTEIEPIVFFHYRETQWKRFNVYNIQLKIDPNDIAGTVKRIKTYWQNKVEPGYPFDYYFLDQKFAKTFEAYQKQQTLFAILNAMVLMVALLGLFALSSLMIEQKLKDVAIRKTLGASDHTLIFGLTRQFLWIAVIAVLISIPICYYLMNEWLKDFAYRIDMPAWPFIASFLVLLGLTFAVVSIKAYKATKVNLVKYLKYE